A genomic window from Klebsiella quasipneumoniae subsp. quasipneumoniae includes:
- the tssL gene encoding type VI secretion system protein TssL, short form, translated as MNERQRGNAASIDIDALLQNTWLQVISLRHGPQFRDEEGYTLWQRCIADVERVQTELKASGLDDVSCQHILTAQCALLDEVVKGRGVEDDACLQWYDIPLQGHFLGTMDAGDTLCERMREVLHDPTPDLAVVTCFQRVMLLGFVGSFRSLHDPERLKLVNALSEHVPPFRCPQGAPVLIESRAGLGISGWLASWPVRAGLSVAVIVALWWGLNHWLDHLLLTLLPGEVK; from the coding sequence GTGAATGAACGTCAACGCGGCAACGCCGCGTCCATTGATATCGATGCGCTGCTGCAAAACACCTGGCTGCAGGTTATCAGCCTGCGCCATGGCCCGCAGTTCCGCGATGAGGAGGGGTACACGCTATGGCAGCGGTGTATTGCTGATGTCGAGCGCGTGCAAACTGAGCTGAAGGCGAGCGGGCTTGATGACGTCAGCTGTCAGCATATTCTCACCGCCCAGTGTGCGCTGCTCGATGAAGTCGTGAAAGGGCGCGGCGTGGAAGATGATGCCTGCCTGCAGTGGTATGACATTCCGCTGCAGGGGCATTTTCTCGGCACCATGGACGCCGGCGACACCCTGTGCGAGCGGATGCGCGAGGTTCTGCATGATCCGACGCCCGACCTGGCTGTGGTCACCTGTTTTCAGCGGGTGATGCTGCTGGGTTTTGTTGGCAGCTTTCGCTCCCTCCACGACCCGGAGCGCCTGAAGCTGGTCAACGCGCTCAGTGAACATGTCCCGCCTTTCCGTTGTCCGCAGGGCGCTCCGGTGCTGATAGAGAGCCGCGCCGGACTGGGGATAAGCGGCTGGTTGGCCTCCTGGCCGGTACGTGCAGGGCTGAGCGTGGCGGTGATCGTGGCTCTGTGGTGGGGATTGAACCACTGGCTCGATCATCTGCTGCTGACCCTGCTGCCGGGGGAGGTGAAATGA